Below is a genomic region from Aurantimonas sp. HBX-1.
ACCTGCCGGTGCTGATGACCCGTTCGGACCACGCGTCCGGCACGGATCGCGTGGCCGAATGCGCGGCACGCCTTGACGCGGATATCATCGTCAACGTCCAGGGGGACGAGCCGATGATCGAGCCCGAGGCCATTGCGCGCGTCGCCCGAGCCATCGCAGGCTGCGACGATCCGAATGTCCAGGCGTCCAACGGCTACAACGAGATCGCCTCGCCCTCCGACGCGATCGACACCAATGTCGTCAAGGTGGTGATGACCACCACCGGGCTGGCCATGGCCTACTCCCGCCTGCCGATCCCCTATCCGAAGGGCGGCGCGGTCCGCCACCTGCGCCAGCTCGGCCTCTACGCCTTCCGGCGCGAGGGCCTGGAACGCTTCGCCTCGCTGCGTCCCGGCCCGCTGGAGCAGGCCGAGGGCGTCGAGATGCTGCGCTTCGTCGAGCACGGCTA
It encodes:
- the kdsB gene encoding 3-deoxy-manno-octulosonate cytidylyltransferase, whose product is MAPRIVAVIPCRFGASRFPGKPIADINGKPMLWHVYQQTIAAEGIDAATIATDDDRIRKVCEVLDLPVLMTRSDHASGTDRVAECAARLDADIIVNVQGDEPMIEPEAIARVARAIAGCDDPNVQASNGYNEIASPSDAIDTNVVKVVMTTTGLAMAYSRLPIPYPKGGAVRHLRQLGLYAFRREGLERFASLRPGPLEQAEGVEMLRFVEHGYGVQMVQVPNDEGIPVDTPADLDRVRAMMARH